Sequence from the Sphingomonas koreensis genome:
GCCAGTCGATGATCACCGATGTCGTCGCTTCGGTTTCACCGCTCAAGCACGCCGAGAAGATGGTCACCCGCTGGGCAAGGCGGGAGAAGAAGCCGGTGATGTTCCCGCTCGGCCTGCTCGGCGCCAGAGCCTGGGTCGAATATCAGCCCAAGGGGGTGGTCGGGATCATCGCGCCGTGGAACTTCCCGGTGAACCTCGTCATGTCGCCGCTCGCCGGCGTGTTCGCCGCGGGCAACCGGGCGATGGTCAAGACCAGCGAATTCACCCCGGCCACCGCCGCGCTGTTCGAGGAGCTCTGCCCCCGCTATTTCGATCCGGCCGAACTCGCCTTCGTCAGCGGCGGGCCCGAGGTCGGGCAAGCCTTTTCCGCGCTCCCCTTCGACCATCTGCTCTTCACCGGCGCCACCGGGATCGGTCGCCACATCCTCCACGCCGCCGCCGACAATCTGACGCCGGTGACGCTCGAGCTGGGCGGTAAATCCCCCGCGATCCTCGGCCGCTCGGCCAATCTGGCGCAAGCGACCGAGCGGGTGGCGATGGGCAAGATGCTCAACGCAGGCCAGATCTGCATCGCTCCCGATTATCTGATGGTCGCTGCCGAACAGGAGCAGGCCGCCGTCGACGGCCTCGTCCGCGCCGCCTCCGCGATGTACCCGACCCTGCTGTCGAACCCCGATTACACCACGATCATCAACGACCGCCATTTCGCGCGCCTCACCGCCGCGATCGATGACGCCCGCGCCAAAGGCGCCGAGGTCATCGCGGTCAATCCGGCCAACGAGGATTTCGCGGCGTCGAATGCGCGGAAGCTCCCGCTCCACATCATCCGCAACGCGACCGACGACATGACGGTGATGCAGGAGGAAATCTTCGGGCCGCTCCTTCCGGTCCGCAAGTATGACAGCATCGACGGCGCAATCGGCGAAGTGAACCGCCGCGACCGTCCGCTTGCGCTCTATTATTTCGGGAATGACGAAGCCGAGCGGCGCCGCGTGCTCGATCGCACGATATCGGGCGGGGTCAGCCTCGACGATACCATTTTCCACGTCTCGATGGAGGAACTGCCCTTCGGCGGCATCGGCCCGTCAGGCATGGGCGCCTATCATGGCGAGCCGGGCTTCCGCACCTTCAGCCACGCCAAGTCGGTGTTCAAGCAATCGCGGTTCGACGTCGCCGGCCTTGGCGGGCTCAAGCCACCCTATGGCAGGAAGACCGACGCCGCGATCAAGCAGCAGCTCGGCTAAAGCC
This genomic interval carries:
- a CDS encoding coniferyl aldehyde dehydrogenase, producing MREILDRQRAAFMAELPVPIDLRRDRLRRAVAMVKDNAARFCDALSEDFGHRSPRQSMITDVVASVSPLKHAEKMVTRWARREKKPVMFPLGLLGARAWVEYQPKGVVGIIAPWNFPVNLVMSPLAGVFAAGNRAMVKTSEFTPATAALFEELCPRYFDPAELAFVSGGPEVGQAFSALPFDHLLFTGATGIGRHILHAAADNLTPVTLELGGKSPAILGRSANLAQATERVAMGKMLNAGQICIAPDYLMVAAEQEQAAVDGLVRAASAMYPTLLSNPDYTTIINDRHFARLTAAIDDARAKGAEVIAVNPANEDFAASNARKLPLHIIRNATDDMTVMQEEIFGPLLPVRKYDSIDGAIGEVNRRDRPLALYYFGNDEAERRRVLDRTISGGVSLDDTIFHVSMEELPFGGIGPSGMGAYHGEPGFRTFSHAKSVFKQSRFDVAGLGGLKPPYGRKTDAAIKQQLG